aactgttttatgttggtcagcttaaagcaaataaaatacgttttttaatgtcttatcgtgttcagtatcatcagctgtatctaccatttcccgctccaacgcaattaagttaacaccctgtatagggaTTGTCACCCACATTCCAAAAAGAAGGAGTATATCTGTCTCAGCAACGTAGATGTTGAAGACGCACATACATTTAACCTATTTATATACCAGTTATAACTGAAAATCTTTTAGGGTACACCGAGACCAATTCACATTTTGTActcatacactcacgggcaatgaaaggGTAGTAATATCTAGGTATCGTGGTAATATCTACCATACTAAGCTGACCAATCTATATTTCCAGGCGATATTCTGCATAATCTACGTGGTGATAGTGTACCTGCTGACGTCGCAGCCGCTGGAGATGTTCCGCTTCGTGATGTTCCTCACGTCGTGCCTGCTCATCTCTTTTGTTGCACAGAGCGTCGGTTTGGTTGTTGGTGCTGCCATGAATGTGCAGGTGGGTTTAGAATATAATCTATGGACAGTCTGAAGCAAAGACACCTGGGTTAGCGTCAACCTCACAGGAAGTATTTTCAGTCTGAGAacggtcaggtttctttgccctggagtgtacttaattttataataaaatggtGGCTGTCACTCATGAATGAAACATAGGAGTGGGAGCGCGTCAATGCCGCAATAGACGAATATTAGCGGCATAGTGCGCACAATGGAAATTCGTGTGGTGTTAAAGTATACACCCATTCCTCACCCTGCAAATCCAATTGAGCCAGTAGGGACCTTAATGATCTTACATGGATTTGAATGTGCTTACTGACGTAACAGCCAACGCCGATGTTCCATTTTGTGATATTTACGTTGCAGTTGCATTGCCGTCCTAACTCAAAAAACAGAAACCACTGCACTGCACTCTACTTATTCTGTACAATATGGTTTCGCCACTCAATATGATATCGCTATATATCACATGTGGACATATGGCTCTGTGTTTACTATATTTTGTGTTAGTcctaatgtaataaatatctCCCAAACAGCCACATACAAAACCCGTTAACAGTTCCCGTTTACAATAatcacatttttatttattccagAACGGTGTATTCCTGGCGCCAGTGATGTCGGTCCCCTTCCTTCTGTTCAGCGGTTTCTTCGTGTCCTTCAACGCGATCCCGGTGTACTTGCGGTGGATCACGTACTTGTCCTACATTAGATATGGGTTCGAGGGCACTGCCCTTGCTACCTACTCGTTTAATAGGACCAACTTGGTTTGTCACCAGGTAAGATCATTAGGATATTTATATAGAAGATTTAGATTCCATTTTATTCGGGGCTAAAGGAGTTTTCGAGTGGAGATCAAGAACTGGCAAACATAGCATGGCATCCTTAGACActtagccggtagtggttgcaTAACGAACGCCGTGGAAAGAATGGTATTGTAGCGAGGGAAAGGCGAGGTCCCATTCAAGTACTTCAGGTGCATAGTTTTAAACCCACTCAACCATCACAGCATCAAAAGAAATGTGATTCTACAACATGCTTTGTACACCATCCTAACCAAACGTTTTTGACAGCTTAGCCTGTAACtcacaaaaaacataatcaagACTCGTTCTCCTCACAAAATCACAAACAATCCTAACAAACTTCAATCTCCCCAGGTGTACTGCCACTTCAAGGACCCGGACACAACTTTAGACGAGCTGGACATGGGCGACGCGGACATCACGCTGGACATAGCGGCTCTCTGCGTCATCTTCCTCGTGCTCAGGGTCTCCGCCTTCTTGTTCCTGCGCTGGAAGCTCAAGTCCACCAGATAAGCCGTCTGAATTTGATAGGGTTATACTGCACTGCTCTTGGACATTCTTAATTCGGTCGGGTTTGCCGGACTTTTCAATGGTGCGCTGGTTTTGTTTACGAGCAACAACATagtaaatgaaattaaatcagTTGGTGTTGGAAATATGTCGGAAACACGTCCGTTTAAGTGAATCGGTTATGAAACTTCTCGTGAAGATTTCAAGTTAATCACAAACTGATATTGAGACTGATAACCGATTCCCAAGGGTGGTGCAGTTTAACTAAGTAGTagataaattagttttttgtatgtttaagtatattttaatgttgttAGACTATGAACAATTGATATGTTAGTTAGATCGCTGTGCGGTTTTAATATTGATAATACTGAAACATTCTGATAATCATCATAAAATCTGAGTATACACCAGTACCTACTTGGTTCATTGGAAATGCAATTTTATTCCTGATTtacgttatattttatttattattgtgattGAGCTTTTAATGTAGGAATGAGCaaactatgaaaataaataaaataatgtttgtatccaaagttatttattttcttgaaACATGACAATTATGGAgacttaattattaaatttacaaccGAATCGTACAATATTGTGCCTTTATGTGAAAACGCCCTTATGAAAAACTTGTGATGGAATTGTTATTAAATGTGATCATTTTATGTGATAATGCgaatgtttatattattttgaaatcattCCTTTTAACGGTAAGCTGGCCTTTAAAGATACacattttaacaaatataCTAAAACCGTGCATTGActgtttaaataaatcataatatatttacatacttaattaaattataatgaaaaacatgtaggtatgtgtacCAAAATTCAGCAGGCAGGTAATGAAAATCCACTTTTAATTGCATTCTTTgtacaaaaattaaaacattgcATTTTTGCTAGTACATTCAACTCGACTGTTATTGGCCTTGAAAACATTTTAGgtgtattttattcaatttttaGAATGTGTACGTCGAAACAGGCCAAGGCGGCGTCATTACCCGCGTCTTTCAAAAGTGGATACACCTTCGTCAGTGGTTGGTGCAAAAATCATGTATTTTAAAACGAAAGTATAAACTCTGATCATTATCTTGCCGTCAGCAGGCTTGCCTTTATTTCGACAAGACAACAATAAGTCTTTTTTGTTCGTGAATTCATCGCTTCTTgagattgttttgttttattggagAGATCGTAGATAGAGAATAGACCAAGTTCCTCAAAAGGCGGTGACCGAactttataaatgtatgtaattgATAGGGTAAAAggttataatatttgtacttAGCTGTAAAAATAGCGTAAGAAAGTGGTCCAAAATATGGTTAGTTGTAGGTcctagattttataataatgttttgtatatcttttattaaatggttttttttattaagaatCTGTATTTTACTTGCACTTTACCCatgatatttatataagtaaaaaaatcattgtgatgtttttacataatagacaaagttaattaaaatgtgcAATTATGTGAATTTGAAATTCGAATCGAACGTGTGGAATTCGAAAACTAGAATCTCGTATGTAGGAGTTTATGTATCGATTTCTACAGTACCAATTCCCTACTATactaattattgtattgtaacattattaattacaaaGTTAAAAGACGCTAACTTTGTAATGGTAAGTTAATAAAAGCAGTAAATCCTGTGAATAGGATAATTTCTAAAGGTTTCCAGTGAGTTCCTAACACAATTAATAAGTAAGAttcattaaataaagtaaaatttcCTACGGTTTCAATACAATAGAACTTGACCGAAGTCCATACATTACGCAACTAAAAACTAAGGACAAATGCGTGCCTTGCGTAAAAACCTTTATAGTAATGCATTACTTAGTGGCATTTGAATAATATGTAGATTTACATTCTGTGCATCCTGCATTTTCACCGTATTACCTTCGAAGGTACAGCGGGCGCAAGGGCGGCACCGAAATGCAACACATACCTATTTACGAAACTATCACAGCAACAATGAGGTCTTATACGTTACAGGACAGGAGGGATGCCTGCATGCGtgcaataagtaagtatacctatctTCCGTTAGaaggaatatattttttgcacctttctacctttttacttgtacctcctgtaggttggctggtagaaaatgcttttagcattatgTACACTTATACCTATCTCATATTTGTCCAATaaactattaaattattaagtaggtacttatacttacatgtaggtataagtatattttattaattgttaGTTGAAACGGACTTACATAGATTGCACAACACAAAAGCTGACTGTTACAGTCAATAAAAGAGGTAAGTATCCACCCcagtgaaaacaaaataattagagTCACAGGTTAAACATTCTAATCATCTAACATTCGTCAGACGAATTTTATATCAAAGTGCATGTATTAGTATCTTCTCCTGACTCTAACTACCTATGTGTCAAAAACTTTTGATTGAATCCAGTGTACCTGAGCTTTTCAAAACCTATAATATAGCGATAAGGgcataagaaaaaatatgtctcattaagtaatttatgGTGTCATTGGACAGCAAAAACTAAGTGTCCATGATATCGTAAATTagcataggtaagtacatatattatttttgcggGAAAAAACGCAAGTTAATACGTTTGTTTTTGCAAGGCTGGGGTCATTAATTCTGGAACCAGTTCTCTAAGCTCGTTGCTTCAAACCGTGGTAAAATGGTGGTTGTGAACAGGTTGGtttgtttgttattaaatcataaaaaGCACGTTAAATAAATGGCAATTATTTCATTTCTGCTAATTAGGGTATTTAACGTTAAGTTTTCCtttctgtaattttatgaTCCCCATATTATGATACCTAACATTTTTTTAcgataagtaagtatgttttcctgtgttttattaatatgaaaaaaaaaacaagtttcgAAATTGTTGGTTCAACACAAAGCGTAGGTACTAGCGTAAATGTACGGAGTTACCGCGCCATTAACACTCCTATACCTTTGCAGGGAAAAATTACATGTAACTTACATAGCTACTCAGGTATTACAGTTGGATAAGTACCGTCATAATCTTCATCAGGCTTTCGTGAAAGTACGGCAACCTTTTCGGTCCTGTGGCGCTCTGTTATGTTATGCTATGCTATATGTTATGCtacttgaaattttaataactcACCATCAAGTGCAgtctgtaagtattttataagtatttaagtaccaACCTCAATAACTGAAAACACGGTAAGTATCTGCAGTGGTAGTTTTCCTTAACAACtacttaatacatatattCTGTGAGTTTCAAGCTATACTATGCCGTTAATCAACGCACCTAAGTGCTCATATTCTCTTTGGTAGGCAAGTAGTGCTTAGTTAATTGTTAATTACTTAACACAGTAATTCTTACCACCTCAGGTACCCAGTAAGTAGTAGGCCATGGAAATGTGACAAAGTGCCATTAACGCAGGTCACGTTGTCATTTACATGTCTCACTTGTTAGTCTCACTAcaaataattgtttatttataacagtCAGCCTCGTTTTTCTCGAGAACTATCTAAGTTTAAATAAGAACTTGCACGCTAACAATGTAGGTTACAGATAGGTACAGGTAAGTTCTATGCCGATACAAGAAAACGACTAATTTTTACATCATACTTGCCATTTTCATACACTTTTCCAGCTTCGCTTGATCTAGAACTGAAATAAGCATAAAGTAGGCCATAAATGACTACAGACTAGAATTAATATTTACGAGATACATGcagctaaataaaaaattaatatacttttagcaattagaatagttttaaacattctaatatttttaatgatagACCCAAACCAgacgttttaaaaaaaaatgttcatttatttaattataggttattataataatcaatacATATGAAAAACTTAAATAGACTGCAATAATCCTCGCAGGATTGTGTGCAGCACCTTCATTAATTAGTGTTATCtatcaacttttttttgtgaGCGtggtaataagtacctacgtcaGAGATTTGGACTTTAGGATATGACGCAAATCCTGTGAGGTCAGTTGCCTGAATCAAAACCTGTTCAGCCTTTTACGCTGGTAAAAAAAGCGTTTTGAAAAACCTAGCTATTAAACTTCTCACGTGTCCAATATTTTATGCGATgtttttttgtccttttatGAGAACCAACCAGTTGTTCTGAACAAGTTCAAAATTCAAAGTGAATAAgtatatcatatttttttgtatttaaaagtctttattttatacacCCACCTACAGGTTGGAGGCCAGAGAAGGGGAGGGAAGGAGGGTCTTTGCCGTTTATATGAGTAGGTATAGCCATGAAGGCCTGGAAAACATGTTTAATACGGAAATACTCTATTTTTACATTGAGTGGTCTTTTGAACGACAGGCCGTTAAACTATGGTAGATTACCAGAAATTACTGAAACCAAACTGTTCTTTATTGCTGCatgttaagtaggtaggtaccttgcCTAGTAGACAATCAATTTCTGTCTCTGTCTGTATAAATTAGTTATATAGCTACATATGTTTATAATAGCTGAGCAATCTGAGCATCAAGACAATCCATTAAGGCTCGATCTCACGATCCTTAAAGGGACCCTGCCCACTTGGCTGAGACTTGACACTGACCGCTAAAAGGCGACTCACACACTTGGCATAGTTCTATATGGACAAAGTCATTGCCATCTAATCCAGTGCAGTAACAGACCTTGCTATGTTTACAAAAGGAAAACTTCGCATTATGTTAATAAGCTTGTTTATTGTGGGGTTTGTAAAAGTAGAAACTGCGACCTATTCGGCTATTCCTAGTAAATTCCTGAAATAAATtggtttaaattttataattcataggaatacttaatatagattaagtacattttgtgaaaagaaaaacttacctacctacttgccCCTTGACCTGAGCTTATCGTTTATTATCAGTTGTTATTATTTGCAAAGGCCGACTTCCACCAAGTgtattaaaaactaaactCGTTTAGACAGATAcagatattttattgattagcACAAGTTAAATGTGAGATAACTATGACAACAAGAATTTTAGGACGTTGGAGTCTCTCCTACTCCTAATACAGATCATCTACATAGATctacaaattaataaaaaaatgcgccATATTATGGTAGTGATTTATGAAGAAAATTTTAACTATGATTTTGTCGAAAACAAATTGACATTGTTAATGCACTTAAGATATAAAAAACTGTTTGAACCTGTAAATATCTAGTTTTAATATATTAGGCTAGTTTTGTGGGAGTGTGGCCATTATATCGGCTAGTTAGCTTTGTTTAGTAACTATGTTTAAGTAAAAGCTGACCTTATGTGATTAAAGTGACGACATAAGAAATCGTAAGTAGTTTATTCGTGTTATCTCACATACTTCATAATTCTTTGACTAAGTGAGGATACAAACAGAGACTGTGAATAAATAAGtttgttattactaaattAATAGTGTCAAAATGCGTTTCGAGTGGCCTACCGTTACTAgatgttgtttttgttttccACTGAGGAGGGGTATTATCACGTTTGGATATGTGACCCTTGTAAGTAAATAGCACGTCAAGGCTGAACCTATAGGTTCTTCCTTTCAGCATATTAGGCAGGGATGCATCATATTTTATACTCAGACGTACAAAATTTACTCAGCTATAAAACAAAGTTTCAGAACGCTTCGACTCTATCtcattgtattaaacgtacttaattattactttCATCAGTTCGTTTTTGACTAGCAAGAGTGACCTCTCAGAGACGGTTGCAGGGTCGAAGTACTTATTTGAGCAGAAAGCGGAAAGCAGGCCGTCTAACAAGCATGACACCATATAGCTCAGGCGGCAGGCTAACCTGCCTCCGAAGCTCGGGGCCgcaggttcgaatcccgctCACCTAGAGAAAACATTTGTGAGTTTGCCTCGCCCCTGGTTGTTGTTAACTTGTTTGTCTGATACCAATTTTTAATCTGAGATTTTTATTCCTTCATTGTAGTTACCTTGTTACATACTACATGACCGCTTGGtcgtaagtatataaaataagttttatttatgtatattttcaggTAGAGTCACTGCTGATGGTGGCAGTGCAAAGCTACCTGGTTCACGACGGCTCAGCTTATCTAGGATTTGAGAGCAATAGTATAATTGATTATCTTCCGGCAGAAGTGTGCTTGACTATATATTTGATAAGGCTCGTATTTAATGCCTTACTTTTATATGGAGCACATAAGGTGAGTTTTTTTGTTCATGAAGGACAAATTTCAGTATTATAGTTTGAAATTTAACTCAGATATCAGCTATTCTGAAAGCATCTAATGCAGCAGTCTTACATTGAATCCagacaaaattttatgcttaggtataagtacctaagtactaagTTTTCtaattcaataatttttttatttatttttatcgctTTTTTAATTCTTATCCCCATCCGACCGAAGTAAGTACcaagatatattttatatttatttttaactttccATCTTGTTTCAGCAAGAGTTACTCTACATCAAGATATTCTTCTACTACTCCATAGCGGAGACGGTATCCCTGGTGGTGATGGTGGTTCTGGAGTGCACCCGCATTCACTGGAGATTTGTGATTATATCGGCAATGTTCTCCTTCTTCGCATCGATGTGTAAGTATCAAATGTAgggtaacgtaccttgggacgcttgtacctcgggacattgattgtattttaaaaaccggctaaataaacacattaaaattctaccctaggcgtagtattttattcgcttggcaaaactagagagtctcgtgatcataccagcatcgagtgtgtggtgaagacaatatgaagttttttggagtcaaaagtagcttttgtatagttttttgtgttgctttatctcattgaggcatgctcaaaataaagacatggatgtcacgtatatcttttcagttatttaattttatgacatggcaattatctgaaagattcctattaattaaaaataaagatatttaaatttttgtttaaatattgcttttttgtaccttgggacacgattaaatttgtaccttgggacactgtttcctatggctttgtactatggaaaatgcaaacatctaaataacgccttatatctctgttcttattagtgccagagtgaaactagacagaagagagatgctgtaaataaataagaacagagatataaggcgttatttagaagtttgcattttccatagtacaaagctataggaaacagtgtcccaaggtacaaacgtgtaacgtaccttgggtcaaaacaagcatttttacttttatcttaatttaataaaatctggccacactaaagcttaagcacaaatactagtgataatagattatatatcctaccgaataaagaaaatttcacattaatatcttagttgtacgctgcgatagcttcattcaaagttagggtagtcgaaaatgtccctaggtacgttacgttaccttACTATGAATTTTCTTATGCaaaaaatttgaaaataaaa
This window of the Plutella xylostella chromosome 12, ilPluXylo3.1, whole genome shotgun sequence genome carries:
- the LOC105384986 gene encoding uncharacterized protein LOC105384986 isoform X1; the encoded protein is MRFEWPTVTRCCFCFPLRRGIITFGYVTLVESLLMVAVQSYLVHDGSAYLGFESNSIIDYLPAEVCLTIYLIRLVFNALLLYGAHKQELLYIKIFFYYSIAETVSLVVMVVLECTRIHWRFVIISAMFSFFASMCMQVYLLILIYSLLCKVRGAGRHECENHITGVVLGGYSGAALGDHEELCQ
- the LOC105384986 gene encoding uncharacterized protein LOC105384986 isoform X2; protein product: MVAVQSYLVHDGSAYLGFESNSIIDYLPAEVCLTIYLIRLVFNALLLYGAHKQELLYIKIFFYYSIAETVSLVVMVVLECTRIHWRFVIISAMFSFFASMCMQVYLLILIYSLLCKVRGAGRHECENHITGVVLGGYSGAALGDHEELCQ